In Quercus lobata isolate SW786 chromosome 12, ValleyOak3.0 Primary Assembly, whole genome shotgun sequence, a genomic segment contains:
- the LOC115970366 gene encoding uncharacterized protein LOC115970366 yields MDDFTFDLEIHVGGCFVEELTIQYVGGSVRLLTEIDPDKLSYFEIRDLCHLVGAPKEHSRYKYLIPDGDLQHDLRDIETDTDVVNMTNLHKAWYAEKIIIYTDIDVEPLTVEYPDAGGVADGGVGGDAGGVADGVGGHAGGDSDDEEDVEDVDIDARDEEQNVEGDDDDDDDNWLNEGLEGDGFGDDVFAAQNSAPQGSAPNTNLESSNAPHTDPEWAEPALEGDLVSMDGSDDEHVPEQVEFNVKSDMRNVVLKEMKFPNAKVFRAALREYAIKKPIDIKFKLNEKTKISVHCKNGCGWRCYASQISGKLTFQIKTLIDDCTCPKSFKNSQATSAYVAKRFIEDFSKNPNWEVSGVHNHVMQNLSIDLSVNQVYRSKRKAKDLINGDEQLQYCVLRDYAQMITIVDKGSRVILQTEMAEETSQPKFKRMYVRFNAQKVGFLGGCRPFIGLDGCHIKHRFGGQILSATAKDANDNIFPVAMAVVEQETRESWIWFLEIFTNDIGRLEELQLVFISDRQKGLIPAIETLFPTVEHRYCVKHIYNNFKVDHKGLELKDALWRCAAATTVREFERCMQYIRDLDEKAYEYLANIAPAQWTRSHFTPRALTDCLVNNLSESFNAMILKSRDKPILAMLEWIRVRLMTRLYTKREGIQKYAGKLCPSIQDRLEKLKVESKAFSATPAGSFLYEVGSQYERHVVDLVKKTCSCRSWDLNGIPCKHAITAIYTNIETPEDYTHPCYFKETYMEIYKEVLPPMPGQSEWAETGQPAPLAPHIYKPPGRPPKQRKRASDEPRNPYKASRQNRPVRCGKCKKEGHNSRGCKAGITGETPWQRRQRLQREKAAREGVPAPRSAPQPAPQPPSQQPTQTYNMMSATQPSSSQQGNQPRPSHKRAGWFSSSQPEFHTPRETWDTLPRSSQPSHASGSTGGVRTRGQLAAQRPPKMNPVGGKRKE; encoded by the exons ATGGATGACTTCACATTTGACCTTGAAATTCATGTTGGGGGATGTTTTGTGGAGGAGCTAACCATACAATATGTGGGTGGGTCTGTACGTTTACTGACAGAGATTGACCCTGACAAGTTGAGTTACTTTGAAATTCGGGATTTATGCCATCTAGTTGGTGCTCCTAAGGAACACAGTAGATATAAGTATTTAATTCCTGATGGTGATCTACAGCATGATTTAAGAGACATAGAAACAGATACAGATGTCGTAAACATGACTAACCTTCATAAGGCATGGTATGCTGAAAAAATCATAATCTATACTGACATAGATGTAGAGCCATTGACAGTTGAGTATCCTGATGCAGGGGGAGTGGCAGATGGTGGTGTAGGTGGTGATGCAGGAGGAGTGGCAGATGGTGTAGGTGGTCATGCAGGTGGTGAT agtgatgatgaagaagatgttgaGGATGTTGACATTGATGCAAGAGATGAAGAACAGAATGTtgaaggagatgatgatgatgatgatgataattgGCTAAATGAAGGCCTAGAGGGGGATGGCTTTGGTGATGATGTATTTGCTGCTCAAAACTCAGCTCCACAAGGTTCTGCTCCCAATACAAACCTAGAATCAAGCAATGCACCCCACACAGACCCTGAGTGGGCTGAGCCAGCCCTTGAGGGTGACCTGGTAAGCATGGATGGGTCTGATGATGAGCATGTACCTGAGCAAGTAGAGTTTAATGTTAAGAGTGACATGAGAAATGTTGTACTGAAGGAGATGAAGTTCCCTAATGCAAAGGTGTTCAGAGCTGCTTTGAGGGAGTATGCAATCAAAAAACCTATTGACATCAAATTTAAGCTTAatgagaagaccaagatatcAGTTCACTGCAAGAATGGGTGTGGGTGGAGATGTTATGCATCTCAAATAAGTGGGAAGctaacatttcaaattaagACCTTGATTGATGACTGTACTTGTCCCAAGTCTTTCAAAAACAGCCAAGCAACATCAGCTTATGTTGCTAAGAGGTTCATTgaggattttagcaaaaatccaaattgggaGGTGAGTGGTGTACACAACCATGTGATGCAAAATTTATCTATTGACCTAAGTGTAAACCAAGTGTATAGGTCAAAGAGAAAGGCAAAGGATTTGATAAATGGAGATGAGCAACTGCAATATTGTGTCCTTAGGGACTATGCACAAATGATAACCATTGTAGATAAGGGGAGTAGGGTTATACTGCAGACAGAAATGGCTGAGGAGACTTCCCAGCCAAAATTTAAGAGGATGTATGTTAGGTTCAATGCTCAGAAGGTAGGATTTTTAGGTGGATGCAGGCCATTTATAGGTTTAGATGGTTGTCACATAAAGCACAGATTTGGTGGGCAAATCTTATCTGCCACTGCCAAGGATGCAAATGACAACATTTTTCCAGTAGCCATGGCTGTTGTGGAACAAGAAACCAGGGAGTCTTGGATatggtttttggaaatttttactAATGATATAGGGAGGCTAGAAGAGCTTCAGTTGGTCTTCATTTCTGATAGGCAAAAG GGGCTTATACCTGCAATAGAGACACTATTCCCTACCGTGGAGCATAGATACTGTGTGAAACACatctacaacaatttcaaagttGATCACAAGGGATTGGAGCTGAAGGATGCATTGTGGAGGTGTGCTGCTGCCACAACAGTAAGGGAGTTTGAGAGATGCATGCAGTACATAAgggatttggatgaaaaggCATATGAGTATCTTGCAAACATTGCACCTGCACAGTGGACAAGGTCACACTTCACTCCTAGGGCCTTAACAGATTGTTTGGTAAATAATTTGAGTGAGTCTTTTAATGCAATGATATTGAAGTCTAGGGACAAGCCTATCTTGGCAATGTTGGAGTGGATTAGGGTTAGACTTATGACTAGGCTTTACACAAAAAGGGAAGGGATACAGAAGTATGCTGGAAAGTTGTGTCCAAGCATACAAGATAGGTTGGAGAAATTGAAGGTTGAAAGTAAGGCATTTAGTGCTACCCCAGCTGGTAGTTTCCTTTATGAGGTAGGCAGTCAGTATGAGAGGCATGTAGTTGATTTGGTGAAGAAGACATGTAGCTGTAGGTCTTGGGATTTAAATGGCATTCCCTGCAAACATGCCATAACAGCCATTTATACAAACATTGAGACACCAGAAGACTATACCCACCCATGCTACttcaaagaaacttacatgGAGATATACAAGGAGGTACTTCCTCCCATGCCTGGCCAGTCAGAATGGGCTGAGACTGGACAGCCTGCTCCCCTGGCACCTCACATATACAAACCACCAGGCAGACCACCCAAGCAAAGAAAGAGGGCTTCTGATGAGCCTAGGAACCCTTACAAAGCAAGTAGACAGAACAGACCTGTAAGATGTGGGAAATGCAAAAAGGAAGGGCATAACTCAAGAGGGTGCAAGGCTGGCATCACTGGGGAGACACCATGGCAGAGGAGACAGAgacttcaaagagaaaaagct GCAAGGGAAGGGGTGCCTGCACCTAGATCTGCACCTCAGCCTGCACCTCAGCCACCATCCCAGCAGCCTACCCAGACCTACAACATGATGTCTGCCACTCAGCCTTCATCCTCACAGCAAGGAAATCAACCTAGGCCATCTCACAAGAGAGCAGGATggttctcttcctcacaaccagAGTTTCACACACCTAGGGAGACCTGGGATACCTTACCAAGGTCTTCACAG cctTCACATGCAAGTGGGAGCACTGGTGGTGTGAGGACTAGAGGACAGCTTGCTGCACAAAGGCCACCAAAAATGAATCCAGTGGGTGGAAAGAGGAAAGAGTAA